A single Phycisphaerae bacterium DNA region contains:
- a CDS encoding peptide chain release factor-like protein gives MNGSRDHWLLQSDDNLLRQCQIDTYRASGPGGQKRNKTSSAVRLRHKPSGLLAIAEESRSQHENKAKALRRLRMAIALEIRVESSAADRHAVVAGAISSSGGIAVPRRSPDRPRIIAHVIDEIAAHGGRIQMAAASIGVTTSQLSKFVCDDGKVLAAVNRIRSQFGIGPLTQRE, from the coding sequence ATGAACGGATCACGCGACCACTGGCTGCTGCAGTCTGACGACAATCTGCTTCGCCAGTGCCAGATTGACACCTATCGCGCCAGCGGTCCCGGCGGCCAGAAACGGAACAAAACCAGTTCAGCGGTTCGATTGCGGCACAAGCCCAGCGGACTGCTTGCCATTGCAGAAGAGAGCAGGTCTCAACACGAGAACAAGGCCAAGGCGTTGCGGCGATTGAGGATGGCCATCGCCCTGGAGATTCGCGTCGAATCCTCGGCCGCCGATCGCCATGCGGTCGTGGCGGGCGCGATCAGTTCGTCCGGCGGCATCGCGGTTCCGAGGCGTTCTCCGGACCGACCACGAATTATCGCGCACGTCATCGACGAAATCGCAGCCCACGGCGGAAGAATACAAATGGCGGCAGCATCGATCGGCGTCACGACCTCCCAATTATCGAAGTTCGTCTGCGACGACGGCAAAGTGCTTGCCGCGGTCAATCGCATTCGAAGCCAATTCGGCATTGGCCCACTCACTCAGCGAGAATGA
- a CDS encoding alkaline phosphatase family protein, with protein MNRTCKLNLLSALLVILGAGSPGCDRESSGRTPVPRAKNAGHKRVLVLGCDGMDPRLVRKLIDENRMPNFAKLEQQGGFRPLETSIPPQSPVAWSNFITGANPGVHGVYDFIHRDLAPADPHLNVTPRTSTSIDVPPPEPLFEFQVSKYQFNSSHLNPFAASQTTTLTRYGVPFWNYLDERGIPIQIYKIPANYPPSESEHGHMCCLAGMGVPDALATLGTYQHFSTEPRAAVDLGGGRRDRIVKDFKTGTYIATIIGPPNEFLPASSRTGLPPKLEVELRIYRDPENPSLKIAWINEGVAGNESRELVLNEGDWSDWQEIYFLKTPVGPSLPTMVRFYVQQVHPEIKLYVSPLNFIPTNCAAVISEPPKFVKEIGEAIGPFYTQGFAETFRARHFKDIDDEEYRKQADIVLDESMKMLDYALERYVDGVLFFYFSSTDLQSHIFWWDSTYPHPFRSEADARKYHGVVERVYERMDEALGRCMASLGDDAAYIVMSDHGFGNFRRQFGLNSWLRENGYLDSDGKPDLFFGKTDWSKTRAYGLGINSLYLNLKGRERMGSVEPGDRDALLDEITARLLAYEDPSYPDSHPIARVYRRDEFYKGPEAINAPDLIIGYNRDYRSSWQTGMGGFDRTVVSDNREAWSADHCIAHDFVPGIVLSNRRIVSEAPALIDVAPTILAEFGISTPASMQGRNMFAPLSP; from the coding sequence ATGAATCGAACCTGCAAATTGAATCTGCTTTCGGCGCTGCTGGTCATCCTGGGTGCGGGCTCGCCCGGATGTGATCGGGAGTCATCCGGCCGGACTCCCGTGCCGCGTGCGAAAAACGCCGGGCACAAGCGGGTTCTTGTGCTCGGATGTGATGGGATGGATCCGCGGTTGGTGCGAAAGCTGATCGACGAAAATCGGATGCCGAATTTCGCGAAGCTCGAGCAGCAGGGCGGATTCAGACCCCTCGAAACGAGCATTCCACCGCAAAGTCCTGTCGCCTGGTCTAACTTCATCACGGGGGCGAACCCGGGTGTTCACGGGGTATACGACTTCATCCACCGTGATCTCGCGCCGGCCGATCCGCATCTCAACGTCACGCCCCGTACGTCCACCAGCATCGATGTGCCGCCGCCCGAGCCACTCTTCGAGTTTCAGGTCTCAAAGTACCAGTTCAATTCGTCGCATCTCAATCCATTCGCCGCCAGCCAGACCACAACGCTCACGCGATATGGCGTGCCTTTCTGGAACTACCTCGACGAACGCGGCATCCCCATTCAAATCTACAAGATTCCGGCGAATTATCCGCCGAGCGAATCAGAGCACGGCCACATGTGCTGTCTTGCGGGAATGGGCGTGCCTGATGCACTGGCCACACTCGGAACCTATCAGCACTTCTCAACTGAACCGCGGGCAGCCGTCGATCTGGGGGGCGGCCGGCGCGATCGCATCGTCAAGGACTTCAAGACCGGCACCTACATCGCGACGATCATCGGCCCGCCAAACGAATTTCTGCCGGCCAGTTCGCGCACGGGATTGCCTCCGAAGCTGGAGGTCGAATTGCGAATCTATCGCGACCCGGAAAATCCGAGCCTGAAAATCGCATGGATCAACGAAGGCGTTGCGGGCAACGAATCGCGCGAGCTTGTGCTGAATGAGGGCGATTGGAGCGATTGGCAGGAAATATACTTCCTCAAGACGCCCGTCGGTCCGAGTTTGCCGACGATGGTCCGTTTCTATGTTCAGCAAGTTCATCCCGAGATCAAGCTCTACGTTTCTCCGCTGAATTTCATCCCGACGAATTGCGCCGCCGTCATCAGCGAGCCGCCGAAATTCGTCAAGGAGATCGGCGAGGCAATCGGGCCGTTCTACACCCAGGGCTTTGCCGAAACGTTTCGGGCACGACACTTCAAGGACATTGACGACGAAGAATATCGCAAGCAGGCGGATATCGTTCTGGATGAAAGCATGAAAATGCTCGACTACGCCCTGGAGCGATATGTTGACGGCGTGCTCTTTTTCTATTTCAGCAGCACGGATCTCCAGTCGCACATTTTCTGGTGGGACTCGACCTACCCGCATCCCTTTCGATCCGAGGCCGATGCCCGGAAGTATCACGGCGTTGTGGAGCGCGTGTACGAGCGGATGGACGAAGCGCTGGGAAGGTGCATGGCATCGCTCGGAGATGACGCTGCGTACATCGTCATGTCAGATCATGGCTTCGGCAATTTTCGTCGCCAGTTCGGCCTGAATTCCTGGCTTCGCGAAAATGGCTATCTTGATTCCGATGGCAAGCCCGATCTTTTCTTCGGGAAGACCGACTGGTCGAAGACCCGGGCCTACGGGCTGGGGATCAACAGCCTGTACCTGAATCTCAAGGGACGAGAACGCATGGGCAGTGTCGAGCCGGGCGACCGCGATGCGCTGCTGGATGAGATTACTGCCAGGCTCTTGGCATACGAAGACCCTTCCTATCCGGACTCGCACCCGATTGCACGGGTTTACCGGCGCGATGAATTCTACAAGGGGCCCGAGGCGATCAACGCGCCCGACCTGATCATCGGATACAATCGTGACTATCGCAGCAGTTGGCAGACCGGTATGGGCGGATTTGATCGGACGGTCGTGTCGGACAATCGCGAGGCATGGAGCGCCGATCACTGCATTGCGCACGATTTCGTGCCGGGGATTGTCCTGTCGAATCGACGCATCGTGTCCGAGGCGCCGGCGCTGATCGACGTCGCACCGACCATCCTGGCCGAATTCGGCATTTCAACGCCGGCTTCCATGCAGGGGCGGAACATGTTCGCGCCGCTGTCGCCATGA
- a CDS encoding alkaline phosphatase family protein yields the protein MTFRSTQCVSLVRCRKTAVILLAVGLWLCAEEPAHAYIGPGAGFALASSLFVVFWTFLLAVLTIVLWPFRWVFRAIRGRKAFARSKIKRLVILGLDGMEHTLAERFMNEGKMPNLKRLGEQGGFRLLGTTTPPLSPVAWSSFLTGVNPGKHNIYDFLNTDRRNYTPFLSSVDIHPPTKTLKLGKYVIPLNKPSIRLMRKGKPFWNTLGEHGIFTSVIRVPITWPPEKCRGVVLSAMCVPDLRGTQGLFSFYSTRSNGGERTGGEQVTVTRDGDMVRSELIGPDNSMVVDGGAMKIPFTVEIKGRDRAVLVIDGERHELKVYEYTPWVTVKFKAAPGVTVNGICRFMLVSTEPEFELYVMPINLDPEKPAMPISYPTAYSTYLAKRFGPFATLGLAEDTWVLNEGLVEDGAFLDQCISIDGEREKQFFDALDNTKRGLCVCVFDGTDRIQHMFWRYLERDHPAHPANLDSDYKPNRFETAIEDLYIRMDQLVGETMKRAGDDGTMLMVISDHGFNSFRRGIDLNAWLIANGYMTLKPGASPGFKYLSQVDWSRTRAYALGLAGLFLNLKDREAQGIVESGEDAERLKAEIIAKLTGLKDPKTGEPGIRRVFDKEKCYQGPFRDSAPDLVVGYHRGYRVDWDTAIGKVTDAVFHDNTKAWSGDHCIDPELIPGVFFCSHKIESESPRLMDLGPTALELFGVDVPKNMDGQPLRIVTDRGVHAAA from the coding sequence ATGACGTTTCGTTCCACACAATGTGTGTCCCTCGTTCGCTGTCGCAAGACGGCCGTGATCCTTCTTGCCGTGGGCTTGTGGCTGTGTGCCGAAGAGCCGGCACACGCATATATCGGACCGGGAGCGGGCTTCGCGCTGGCGTCATCGCTCTTTGTCGTGTTCTGGACATTCCTGCTGGCGGTGCTGACGATTGTGCTGTGGCCGTTCAGGTGGGTGTTTCGTGCGATTCGCGGTCGAAAGGCGTTTGCTCGAAGCAAGATCAAGCGACTCGTGATTCTCGGTCTCGACGGCATGGAGCACACGCTGGCCGAGCGGTTCATGAATGAAGGGAAGATGCCCAACCTCAAACGGCTGGGCGAGCAGGGCGGCTTCCGACTTCTTGGGACGACGACGCCGCCGCTCTCGCCAGTGGCCTGGTCGAGCTTTCTGACGGGGGTGAACCCCGGGAAGCACAACATCTACGATTTTCTCAACACCGACCGGCGCAATTACACCCCGTTCCTTTCGTCGGTGGATATACACCCCCCCACGAAGACGCTCAAACTTGGCAAATACGTTATTCCGCTGAACAAGCCTTCCATTCGATTGATGCGCAAGGGCAAGCCCTTCTGGAACACGCTTGGCGAGCATGGAATCTTTACCTCAGTCATTCGCGTGCCGATCACATGGCCGCCGGAGAAATGCCGTGGCGTGGTGCTGTCCGCGATGTGCGTTCCCGATCTGCGAGGCACCCAGGGTTTGTTCTCTTTCTACAGCACCCGGTCCAACGGCGGCGAGCGCACGGGCGGCGAGCAGGTGACGGTAACGCGGGACGGCGACATGGTTCGGAGCGAGTTGATCGGCCCGGACAATTCGATGGTTGTCGATGGGGGGGCGATGAAGATTCCCTTCACGGTGGAGATCAAAGGCCGGGATCGTGCCGTCCTCGTAATCGACGGGGAGCGGCATGAACTGAAGGTCTATGAGTACACACCATGGGTCACGGTGAAGTTCAAGGCCGCGCCAGGCGTGACGGTCAACGGCATTTGCCGGTTCATGCTTGTGAGCACGGAGCCGGAGTTCGAACTCTATGTCATGCCGATCAATCTGGATCCGGAAAAGCCGGCGATGCCCATTTCCTATCCGACGGCCTACAGCACCTACCTGGCGAAGCGGTTTGGCCCGTTCGCGACGCTGGGGCTGGCCGAAGATACATGGGTGCTCAACGAAGGGTTGGTGGAGGACGGCGCGTTCCTGGATCAGTGCATCAGCATTGACGGCGAGCGCGAGAAGCAGTTTTTCGACGCGTTGGACAATACGAAGCGCGGTTTGTGCGTCTGCGTGTTTGACGGAACGGATCGCATACAGCACATGTTCTGGCGATACCTCGAGCGCGACCACCCCGCGCACCCGGCGAACCTCGATTCGGACTACAAGCCGAATCGGTTTGAGACGGCGATTGAGGACCTCTACATTCGCATGGATCAACTTGTCGGCGAGACCATGAAACGCGCGGGCGACGACGGAACCATGCTGATGGTCATTTCCGATCACGGCTTCAATTCGTTTCGGCGCGGCATCGATTTGAATGCCTGGTTGATTGCGAACGGGTACATGACGCTGAAGCCCGGCGCATCGCCCGGGTTCAAGTATCTGTCGCAGGTGGATTGGAGCCGGACACGCGCCTATGCACTGGGGCTTGCCGGTCTGTTCCTTAATCTCAAGGACCGCGAGGCGCAGGGCATTGTTGAATCGGGTGAGGACGCAGAGCGTTTGAAGGCCGAGATCATAGCGAAGCTGACCGGCCTGAAGGATCCGAAAACCGGAGAACCCGGCATTCGTCGTGTTTTTGACAAGGAAAAATGCTATCAGGGACCCTTCCGCGATTCCGCGCCGGATCTGGTCGTCGGCTACCATCGCGGCTATCGCGTCGATTGGGACACCGCCATCGGCAAGGTGACCGATGCCGTATTCCACGACAACACCAAGGCATGGAGTGGCGATCATTGCATTGATCCCGAGTTGATTCCGGGCGTCTTTTTCTGTAGCCACAAGATCGAAAGCGAGTCGCCGCGGCTTATGGACCTGGGGCCGACGGCGCTCGAACTCTTCGGCGTTGACGTGCCGAAGAACATGGATGGTCAACCGTTGAGAATCGTGACGGACCGTGGCGTTCATGCGGCGGCGTAG
- a CDS encoding fused MFS/spermidine synthase, whose translation MANQSVSVSDANAPRGVPVRSNGGSMSASSAAFGLVIANATVFTSSFCIMVIELVAGRLIAPYVGSSLYTWTSIIGVVLAGIAGGNYLGGRVADRYAKDSRGARRTLAGLFGLAGVVALGIGLFNRIVGSMPFLEGMDSLKLRIALHVVLVFFIPCGMLGLISPVVAKSALDLGRRTGRTMGSVYAWGVVGSIVGTFMTGFYFIAVMNTSTIILSVGCLLLAVAAMYGAASMSRTTK comes from the coding sequence ATGGCGAATCAATCCGTATCCGTGTCCGATGCGAATGCGCCGCGCGGCGTGCCGGTCCGCTCAAACGGCGGGTCGATGTCTGCGTCGTCCGCGGCTTTCGGTCTCGTGATCGCGAATGCGACGGTGTTTACATCCAGTTTCTGCATCATGGTGATTGAGCTGGTTGCGGGCCGGCTGATCGCCCCGTACGTCGGTTCGTCGCTCTATACGTGGACGTCCATCATCGGCGTCGTCCTGGCGGGAATCGCGGGGGGAAATTATCTGGGCGGGCGCGTGGCGGATCGATATGCAAAGGACTCGCGAGGTGCGCGCCGGACATTGGCCGGATTGTTCGGATTGGCCGGGGTCGTGGCGCTCGGGATAGGCCTGTTTAACCGCATTGTCGGGAGCATGCCCTTTCTGGAAGGCATGGATTCGCTCAAGCTGCGAATAGCGCTGCACGTCGTTCTTGTATTCTTCATTCCCTGCGGAATGCTGGGGCTGATCAGCCCGGTGGTCGCGAAGTCGGCGCTCGATCTCGGTCGGCGTACGGGTCGTACGATGGGGAGTGTTTACGCGTGGGGCGTCGTCGGCAGCATTGTCGGCACGTTCATGACGGGTTTTTATTTCATTGCGGTAATGAACACCTCGACCATCATCCTTTCAGTCGGCTGTCTTCTGCTCGCGGTTGCCGCGATGTATGGCGCCGCATCGATGAGTCGAACCACCAAATGA
- the chrA gene encoding chromate efflux transporter: MLFTRLGVTAFGGPAAHIAMMQEEVVRRRKWLSDEEFLDLLSATQLIPGPNSTEMAIHIGHRRAGFAGLLVAGACFIIPAVVIVLALARIYVQFGSLPALAGMLDCVKPVIIAIVLQAVWNLGRSAVKNTRLAVVGAGALAANLCGLSELATLAAAAVATLGLHAASATTVRRNTLKAIEPFALFGLSAGVEAASANAAPAIVASLFGIFAKIGAVLYGSGYVLLAFVEAEFVHQRNWLTQTQLLDAVAVGQLTPGPVFTTATFVGYIIAGYSGAMAATGGIFLPAFLFVAISGPIVPRMRRSPLIGVLLDGVNVASLALMAAVIIELGRHAITTPLGGLLLTAAGLALLKYRINSTWIIAGAAIIGLLR; the protein is encoded by the coding sequence ATGCTCTTCACCCGACTCGGCGTGACGGCCTTCGGCGGACCAGCCGCCCATATCGCGATGATGCAGGAAGAAGTCGTTCGACGCCGAAAATGGCTCAGCGACGAGGAATTCCTCGATCTGCTCAGCGCGACGCAACTGATTCCAGGACCGAATTCCACGGAAATGGCCATTCATATCGGTCATCGCCGCGCGGGCTTCGCGGGGCTACTGGTCGCCGGAGCGTGCTTCATCATACCAGCCGTGGTGATTGTGCTCGCGCTGGCGCGGATTTATGTGCAATTTGGCTCACTTCCCGCGCTGGCAGGCATGCTCGACTGCGTGAAGCCGGTCATCATCGCGATCGTTCTTCAGGCCGTTTGGAATCTTGGTCGATCCGCTGTGAAGAACACCCGGCTCGCCGTCGTGGGTGCTGGCGCGCTCGCCGCCAACTTGTGCGGATTGAGCGAACTCGCCACACTGGCCGCCGCGGCCGTGGCCACGCTCGGACTGCATGCGGCGAGCGCAACGACCGTGCGGCGCAATACACTGAAAGCAATCGAGCCGTTCGCGCTATTCGGCCTTTCCGCCGGCGTCGAAGCCGCATCGGCAAATGCCGCGCCGGCGATTGTCGCGTCGCTCTTCGGAATTTTCGCAAAGATCGGCGCCGTTCTCTACGGAAGCGGCTATGTGCTGCTCGCCTTCGTCGAGGCGGAATTCGTCCATCAACGAAACTGGCTTACCCAGACTCAGTTACTTGACGCCGTTGCCGTCGGGCAGCTCACGCCGGGACCGGTCTTCACCACGGCGACCTTCGTCGGCTATATCATTGCCGGATACAGCGGCGCGATGGCCGCGACAGGGGGCATCTTCCTGCCGGCATTCCTGTTCGTGGCGATCAGCGGGCCGATTGTTCCGCGAATGCGTCGATCCCCCCTCATCGGCGTGCTGCTCGATGGTGTCAACGTCGCGTCACTCGCATTGATGGCGGCCGTCATCATTGAACTGGGTCGGCACGCGATCACGACGCCGCTGGGCGGCCTGCTGCTGACCGCTGCCGGCCTCGCCCTGCTGAAGTATCGCATCAATTCCACGTGGATAATCGCCGGCGCGGCGATCATCGGGCTGTTACGCTAA
- a CDS encoding glycosyltransferase family 39 protein, with the protein MSAAETGPSVVLPQSANTESSGSRTARLFDFGLLQGVALSGRDYVCFAFVTLIALIPRTIYLISVSRSPLFDQPILDGEAHDQWARMILEGVSAFPGSAYFKAPLYPYFLALIRLVTGDLYWAPRIVQIVMGSLSCGFVYLAGREAFNRTVGLVAGLASAFYWVMIYFDAELLLEPLSIFLMLVSLWIILRAAKRDSLWLWAVAGLFMGLSAITRPNVLIFIPVIALWLVWAGWPNVVRSIWKSAVWCFACAIPILPVTIRNYVVGHDFVLIASQAGPNFFIGNNPTSDGYSATLPGARSSWLGGFIDWRSMAEQRLGRKLKASEVDQFFFDEAFRFFREDPQRAWELNFRKLQLFFYEWEIPNDSDLTSMAALYAPWMLRLPVTSGAILAFGLIGFVIALWDFKRTLPLTSFVVLYTASVVAFFVCSRFRVPMMPVAMVLAALVPVKACEYLYKRDFRGIIGLGIFSYFAWICIHRGIPQEVLDVHAANTQIRIGHQLSIKGLPGEAEHYEAALKLDSNCAEAESGLGYYHMRKGDATTAVRHFERALRLNGDLDVYEPLAGLQASLGRWDDAISTVQRGVDRLPGFLDLKRKLAFMLATCPIDRLRNGSEAVRLAEEVASVGLEIPQTYDTLAVAYAEVGRFDDAVRSAKKALDLARKFVNPEAIEQIGARLKLFEERKAFRQSIGVGSP; encoded by the coding sequence GTGAGCGCGGCTGAAACCGGTCCTTCCGTTGTGCTACCCCAATCGGCGAATACCGAATCGTCCGGGTCGCGGACGGCGCGCTTGTTTGACTTCGGATTGCTTCAGGGCGTCGCCTTGAGCGGGCGGGATTATGTCTGCTTCGCTTTCGTCACGCTCATCGCATTGATTCCTCGCACCATCTACCTCATTTCGGTTTCCCGCAGTCCGCTCTTTGATCAGCCGATTCTCGATGGTGAAGCCCACGATCAATGGGCGCGCATGATCCTGGAGGGCGTCTCGGCCTTTCCCGGCTCGGCTTACTTCAAGGCGCCGCTGTATCCGTACTTCCTCGCGCTGATCCGGCTGGTCACCGGCGATCTTTACTGGGCACCGCGCATCGTTCAGATCGTGATGGGCTCATTGAGTTGCGGATTTGTCTATCTTGCAGGACGTGAGGCGTTCAATCGAACGGTCGGTCTGGTTGCCGGACTGGCCAGCGCGTTTTACTGGGTCATGATCTACTTTGATGCCGAACTGCTGCTCGAGCCGCTCAGCATCTTCCTGATGCTTGTCAGCCTGTGGATCATTCTTCGAGCCGCCAAGCGAGATTCACTGTGGCTATGGGCCGTCGCCGGATTGTTCATGGGGCTATCCGCGATCACCCGGCCCAACGTTCTGATTTTCATTCCCGTGATTGCGCTGTGGCTCGTCTGGGCCGGCTGGCCGAATGTGGTCCGTTCGATCTGGAAGTCGGCTGTTTGGTGCTTCGCGTGTGCGATTCCGATTCTGCCGGTAACGATTCGCAACTATGTCGTGGGACACGATTTTGTTCTCATCGCGTCGCAGGCCGGGCCGAATTTCTTCATCGGCAATAATCCAACATCCGATGGCTACTCGGCAACCCTTCCTGGCGCCCGGTCCTCCTGGCTTGGCGGCTTCATCGACTGGAGGTCCATGGCCGAGCAGCGGCTGGGCCGAAAGCTGAAGGCGTCGGAAGTCGATCAGTTTTTCTTTGATGAGGCGTTCCGTTTTTTTCGTGAGGATCCACAACGGGCCTGGGAACTGAATTTCCGCAAGCTTCAGTTGTTTTTCTACGAATGGGAGATTCCGAACGATTCGGATTTAACCTCGATGGCGGCGTTATACGCGCCATGGATGCTGCGGCTCCCCGTGACATCCGGTGCGATTCTGGCCTTCGGACTGATCGGCTTTGTGATAGCGCTCTGGGACTTCAAGCGGACGCTGCCGCTCACGAGCTTCGTCGTGCTTTATACGGCGAGCGTGGTGGCGTTTTTTGTGTGCTCGCGATTCCGGGTGCCGATGATGCCGGTGGCCATGGTGCTTGCGGCCTTGGTTCCGGTGAAGGCGTGCGAGTATTTGTACAAGCGGGATTTTCGCGGCATCATCGGGCTGGGCATCTTCAGCTATTTTGCATGGATCTGCATTCATCGAGGCATTCCGCAGGAGGTCCTCGACGTTCACGCCGCGAACACCCAGATACGCATCGGCCACCAACTCTCGATCAAGGGACTGCCCGGCGAGGCCGAACATTACGAGGCGGCCTTGAAGCTCGATTCGAACTGTGCCGAGGCCGAATCGGGGCTTGGCTACTATCATATGCGAAAGGGTGACGCGACGACGGCAGTCAGGCACTTCGAAAGAGCGCTGCGGCTCAACGGCGATCTGGACGTATACGAGCCGCTTGCGGGTCTTCAGGCCTCCCTCGGTCGCTGGGACGACGCGATTTCGACGGTTCAGCGAGGCGTGGATCGGCTGCCGGGGTTTCTCGATCTGAAGCGGAAGCTGGCCTTCATGCTTGCGACCTGCCCGATCGATCGCCTGCGAAATGGCTCGGAAGCGGTTCGACTGGCTGAAGAGGTGGCCAGCGTCGGACTTGAAATTCCGCAGACTTACGACACGCTCGCTGTCGCCTATGCCGAAGTGGGCCGGTTTGACGATGCGGTGCGTTCCGCGAAGAAAGCGCTGGATCTCGCTCGGAAATTCGTGAATCCGGAAGCGATCGAGCAGATCGGCGCGAGGCTGAAACTGTTCGAGGAGCGGAAAGCGTTTCGGCAATCGATCGGCGTTGGAAGTCCTTAG
- a CDS encoding sulfatase-like hydrolase/transferase: MFRTRSLRIAVLAVVVVSGCSGEKDTRGERAPSVFVIVIDAASAAYFGCYGDPGKTSPNIDALAAESILFENAYSQTSTTVSSTASLMTGVRATTHRMTDRTVLPTEFETMPQALARQGMNCFGVIGNPFAGAPATGLDRGYKEAVQVYALEALQKSRRTEESSHFIVTLPDDINSEVAKLLPKFQPTGTFAYIHFLQPHKPYTPPESHLRLYEAQLTDWDKLHDQWNESHRTGRADESTIRGLEARYRANIHYVDAAVGELFGKLREAGLYDESMIVFLSDHGEAFFKHRRFGHNATVYDDMTRIPLIIKFPKSAGVKPGRISNLVETIDVLPTIFEFLKLSPPDKHEGDSLWGLATGDVRELSGSEVIVCTVQRSRHAMRIRDHKLVISSDGRQELFDLRKDPDEQDNLALKEPENARRMRELLESVVDIRGGTAAARSNKLRDDPKMKALIESLGYTGGSIDEEFEIESNGRSGASSTTRPVATTQPAASGPD, from the coding sequence ATGTTCCGAACCCGATCGCTTCGGATTGCCGTGCTGGCCGTGGTTGTCGTCTCCGGTTGCAGCGGAGAAAAGGACACGCGAGGCGAACGCGCACCATCGGTTTTTGTGATTGTCATTGACGCTGCATCGGCCGCCTACTTCGGCTGTTATGGCGATCCGGGCAAGACAAGCCCGAATATCGACGCCCTTGCCGCTGAATCCATTCTTTTTGAGAATGCCTACAGTCAAACGTCAACCACGGTCTCTTCGACTGCCAGCCTCATGACCGGTGTCCGCGCGACGACACACCGGATGACCGACCGCACGGTTCTTCCCACGGAGTTTGAGACGATGCCACAGGCGCTCGCGCGCCAAGGCATGAACTGCTTCGGGGTGATCGGCAATCCGTTCGCCGGCGCGCCTGCCACCGGCCTTGACCGCGGCTACAAAGAGGCTGTCCAGGTGTATGCGCTGGAAGCCCTTCAGAAGTCGCGACGAACAGAAGAGAGCAGTCACTTTATCGTTACGCTTCCAGACGATATTAACTCCGAGGTGGCGAAACTTCTGCCGAAGTTTCAGCCGACGGGTACGTTTGCCTACATTCACTTTCTCCAGCCGCACAAGCCTTACACACCGCCTGAATCGCATCTTCGGCTATACGAGGCCCAACTCACCGATTGGGACAAACTGCACGACCAATGGAATGAGTCCCATCGGACCGGCCGCGCGGACGAATCAACGATTCGCGGACTCGAAGCGAGGTATCGGGCAAACATTCATTATGTCGATGCGGCGGTCGGCGAATTGTTTGGAAAACTGAGGGAGGCGGGTCTATATGACGAATCGATGATCGTTTTCCTTTCCGATCACGGGGAGGCGTTTTTCAAACATCGCCGATTCGGGCACAACGCGACTGTTTACGATGACATGACTCGTATTCCGTTGATCATCAAGTTTCCGAAGAGCGCGGGCGTCAAGCCCGGACGAATCTCGAATCTTGTGGAAACGATCGATGTGCTTCCCACCATCTTTGAATTCCTGAAACTCTCGCCCCCTGACAAACATGAAGGCGACAGCCTCTGGGGACTGGCCACGGGGGATGTCAGGGAGCTTTCCGGCTCTGAGGTCATCGTCTGCACCGTGCAACGCTCACGGCATGCGATGCGCATTCGCGACCATAAGCTCGTTATCAGCAGCGACGGGAGGCAGGAGCTCTTTGATCTGCGAAAAGATCCGGACGAACAGGACAACCTTGCGCTCAAGGAGCCGGAAAACGCTCGAAGAATGCGGGAACTGCTTGAAAGCGTCGTCGACATTCGGGGTGGGACGGCCGCCGCGCGTTCCAACAAGCTCCGCGACGATCCGAAAATGAAGGCACTGATCGAGTCGCTGGGCTACACCGGCGGCTCCATCGACGAGGAATTTGAGATTGAATCGAACGGTCGTTCGGGGGCGTCCTCCACGACCCGGCCAGTCGCCACGACTCAGCCGGCTGCCTCCGGGCCGGATTGA